TTATATTTTCTTTACAGTAAAAAAGTTATTGAAGCAACCTTTTTACAATAAAAAAGTGATAGTTAAAAAATAACTATCACTTTTTCTATTGGGGGGATAGGAAATGTTTTACTATATTTAGGACAAAAGTCCGATAATTACTTGTTTTTAATCTTTTCAGTTTTAAGTAGTGAATGCTGTCTAGAAACATCTCTAACTAGATATACAGCCCATAACAAACATACACCTAAACCTAAATGTGCTATGTCTATTGATGAATTAACAGCTTCTATTGTAAACCCTTTATTTTCTATGACTTTTTGCGCTAACATCAATAGTACAGATACGCCTAAAAAAGCATTATATAATACTAGCCATAGGTTAAAATTTCTCTTTTTACTAATACTTAAAACATTATCAGCAGCATACATCAAAGCCATAAATCCTGTACCTAGTATTAAGAGATGCCCATTTGTCAATTTTACAAAATCTCCATTATTAAAATCGCTTAAAATAAATATATTTAAAAGCCCACTTAAGAGCCAAAGAACCGCATATCCAATAGAAAACAACCTTAGTTTCTTCATATATATCACCTCTTAATTACCTTATGTATCATATTAATATTATATTTTTATATTGTATTTTTGTTACTTTAATTATAACTCAAATGATAATTGTTTTCAAGTAGTTTTTTATATCATTTAATAAATAACTACTAGTTTTTTGTTCTGCCTTTCAGGAGCTACATGACAAAAATTTTGGCAAATACGCTAGTTTTATTTTTTTACCGTGTATAGCCATAAAAGGATTGTAAATCTATTGAAATACCTAGTTTTAACAGTCATAGAAAGTTTATATTTTCTTTTGCATTAAAAAAGAACCATAGAAACCAGTTCATATAGTTCTTTCAACACTCTAAATAATTTAATTCTATATCTATGCTTAAGAATATTTTTAAATTAAATGATTATGCAGGAGATGCTATATGAGCGAGCTATTAGAATTAAATGATTTTTTCAGATGGAGTGGCTCTAAAAAATCGCTAATTGTTCTTTATTAGTGATTTTTTTACGCATCTGCCTTTTCTGAACGTATGTGAAGAAATTCTGGCAGGCGATATATCCTTACTTTTTACTTTTTTAATCAAATAGCATTTTTATTTTCTTAAACTTAAAATATGAAAGATTTATAAAAAGTATTAATTATTAAAAAGTAAAACTGTACTGTTCGAACGTAGTGAGTTTACAGTTTTAGCCATGGAGTATGACAAAATCATATTAATTCTTTGCGTAAGCTCATTAAAGCATTGGATGCATAATCATTTAATTTCAACACAGTAACTTAGCAATATCAATTTCTTAAAAGACTTTTACAAGCAGTTTAACTTCTGCAGGTTTAAGTTCAACTGAAATTATTCCCTCTGCTGAATAATAAACATCATTTTTAAAATCTCTAAGTAGATCCCTATAATGTCCTTTGACTTCTCCAAATTCTACCTTTATAGAACTACTTGCATTTCTATTCATAACAACTAAAATCTTGCTATTCTTATAGCTTCGTTCAAAACATATTACATCAGCATTTGTATCAAAAAACTTTAACCCTCCACGTTTTAGCACTAAACTATTACTTCTAATACCGGAAAGTCTCTTATACCAACTTAAAATATCCTTATCTTCTTTATTCCAAGGATATGTCCTTCTATTGTCTGGATCCTTTTGCCCTTCAAGACCAGCTTCGTCACCGTAATAAATTACTGGTACTCCAGGAAAAGTCATTTGAAAAGCTACCGCTAGCTTAACCATACTTTTAGCTATATTTTCATCATTATAGTTATTCATGAACATAGTAATAATTCTTTCAGTATCATGGGTACCCAATATATTCATTGATGCATAAAAATTTTCTTTTGGATAGTTTTCATAAAGATTCATAAATTTCTTGAGTAGCATATGAGAATCAATATTTCTATTTAAAAAACCTACTATAATATCTCTGAAGGTATATCCCATTACCGAGTCTAATTCGTCTCCGTATAGATATTCTCTTCTTTGCCCATAACTAACTTTATTAGAGGCATCTTCCCATACTTCCCCCACAAGTATGGCATCATTCTTTATTTTTTTAATTTTATGCTTTATGGCTTTTATAAATTCATCAGGAAGTTCATCAGCAACATCAAGTCTCCAACCTGATGCCCCAAGATTCATCCATTTTGAGAGCACCGAATCATCTTTGTTGATTATATAGTCCATGTAGGAAGGATTTAATTCATCTACATTAGGAAGATTTTCAAACCCCCACCAGCTTTCATAATCATTAGGATAATCTCTAAATCTATACCACTCATAATATTTAGATTCCTTGGATTGATATGCTCCTAGTGAATCATAATTTTCATTCTTATTGAAATATACGCTATCAGATCCAGTATGGCTAAAAACTCCATCTAAGATTATCCTTATACCATACTTATTAGCTGTATTACATAAACATTTAAATATTTTATCATCCCCAAACATGGGGTCTATATTTTTATAGTTTGCAGTATCATACTTATGGCAACTAGGTGATTCAAATATAGGATTTAAATATATTGTTGTAACTCCTAAAGATTTTATATAATCTAACTTTTTTATTATACCCTTCAGGTTGCCACCGAAAAAATCCCACCTTAATACCTTGCCATTAGCATCTTTTATATACATAGGTTTATCATACCAGTTACCATATATAAAAGAATTCTTTTTAGGGTTATCTACTAGACCAGTATCATTACCATTATAAAACCTATCTACAAAGATCTGATATATAATGCCTTCCTTATACCATTGCGGAACTAAATTATCTTGATATACAGTTATTTGATAATACTTAGGATTCTCAACATATATTTGTCCTACTCCACCCAGACATTCATTATTATTACCGTAATAAAGTGTCTGCTCTTCTCTTTTCAAAACAAAATAATAATTCAGTACTCCTTTAGTTGTAGCAGTAAAGCTGGTCTTAAAGAAGCATATATCATTCTGTCCTTCTTTATAAAACATTTCCATTAGAATACTTTGTCTATGTCCATCAAAATGAATAAGTTCTATAAAAGCTTGTTGACATCCCTGTGATTCAATAACAATACTTATTTCAGTTCCCAACTTTACTGCACCAAATGGACTTCTATAGTAAGTATTTTGAGAATCATGCAATATATAAAAATTATTCATAACTTTTTCCTTCCTATAACTTATTTTAATAATACCTCAGGATATACCTGAGGTATTATTTCAATTAATTAAATAGATATATCTTTTTATCAGATTGAAGTGATACATCTTTTTAGGATGACAACTCTATAATCAAACTTATATTTTTAGGTTTAGAGCTTTCTAGCCTTAGTTATATTATAAATTTTTATATAGATATCCTGATCCCCATATACCTGTAGCATATTCTTGTATTGTTCTATCAGAAGAAAAAACACCTGAATGAGCTATATTAACAGCCGCCATACTTTGCCATTTATATATATCTCTATATATACTATCTACTCTATCTTGCGCTCTAACATAAGAATCAAAATCCTTTAGCACAAAAAATTCATCATTGTAGGTAAGCAAATGTTCAAAAACGGTTTTGAACCTATCTTTATCAGGAGAATAGTATCCATTTATTATATCTTGAGTAACTCTTCTTAGTCTTGAATCACTGTTGCAAGTCTCCCAAGCTGAATAACCACCTTTTGAATAATAATCAAGTACTTCCCTCTCAGTAAGTCCAAATATTATTATATTATCATCGCCAACTTCATCTCTTATTTCAACATTAGCACCATCTAGAGTAGCTACTGTTATTGCTCCATTCATCATAAACTTCATATTAGAGGTACCAGAAGCCTCTTTAGTTGTGGTAGATATCTGTTCACTAACATCTGTAGCAGGTATTATATCTTCAGCTTGAGATACTCTGTAGTTCTCCATATAAACAACTTTTATTTTATCTTTTATCCTCTTATCATTATTTACCTTTTCACCTACAGCATTTATAAGCTCTATTGTTTTTTTTGCAAGATAGTATCCTGGCGCTGCTTTTCCTGCAAAAATAAAGGTCCTAGGAACTATATCTAACTCAGGGTTATCGATGAGCCTATTATATAAATCCATTATTCTCAGACAATTAAGAGTCTGCCTCTTATATGCATGTATCCTCTTTACTTGGACATCAAAAATGGAATTCGGATCTATCTTTATTCCATTTGAATCATAAATAATCTTAGCTAAAGACTTCTTATTATTACTCTTTATCTCTGCAAGTTTTCCTAAAACTGCTTTATCCTTAGAAAATCTTGCGAAATTTTCTAAATCTGTAGGATGCTTTATCCATCCCTCTCCAATAGTATCTTTTAATAAAGAAGTAAGCTCTGGATTCGATTTGATAAGCCATCTTCTATGAGTTATTCCATTTGTTTTATTGTTAAACTTCCTAGGATATAAATAATAGAATTCTTTCATCTCTTGTTTTTTAAGTATCTCGGTATGAAGTTTAGCCACTCCATTCACACTATGACTTCCAACTATGGCCAAGTTAGCCATTCTCACATACCCATCACCAATTATGGACATCTTAGATATCTTATCCCATTGTCCTATATACTTATTCCATAAATCTTGGCAAAATCTCTTATTTATCTCTTCAACTATCATGTAAATTCTTGGAAGTAATTTCTTAAACATATCTACAGGCCATTTTTCTAAAGCTTCAGCAAGTATAGTATGATTTGTATACGATACTGTATTAGTAGTTATCCTCCATGCATCTTCCCAAGACATGCCTTCTTCATCCATTAAAAGTCTCATAAGCTCAGGAATAGCTAGAGTTGGATGAGTATCGTTTATATGAATAGCAAGCATTTCATCAAGATTTATTAAATTATGCCCATTATCTTTAAAATACCTCAATATACTTTGAATACCCGCTGATACAAAAAAGTATTGTTGCTTTAGTCTTAATATCTTACCTTCATAAAAAGTATCATCTGGGTAAAGCACATGAGATATAGCTTCTACTGAGTTTTTATACTCAATTGCTTTTAAAAAATCTCCTCTGCTAAAAGATGAAAAGTCAAATTCATTAGATACTGGTTCAGCACTCCAAAGTCTCAAAGTATTAACTACATCATTTTTATATCCTACCACCGGAGTGTCATAAGGAATTGCTAAAACTGGTTCATAGTTGATATGAGTAAAACTCAATCTACCATTTACTGATTCAACTCTTACCTCACCGCCAAACTTAACAATCTCAGACTTATCAGGCTTCTTCATCTCCCATACATTTCCTTCTTTAAGCCAATAGTCCGGTGCTTCAACTTGAGCACCATTCATTATCTTCTGCTCAAAAAATCCATATTTATATCTAATTCCGCAACCATGCCCCGGAATATTTAGAGATGCCATTGAATCTAAGAAGCAAGCTGCAAGTCTTCCAAGTCCACCATTTCCTAGCCCTTGATCATGCTCAAATTCTTCTAATTCTCTAAGATCAATATTTAATTCATCCAAAGCCTCTTTACACACATCTCTTATACCTAGATTCAACAGTGCATCACCAAGAAGCCTCCCTAATAAAAATTCCATGGAGAAATAATAAACTTGTTTTTCGCCCGTTTGATTATATCTTTTATTGGTATCTATCCAAGCTTTAGCAACATAATCTCTAACTAAACTTCCTAAAGTTTCGTACTTATTTTGCTGAGTCCCTTTTTCCAACTCTTTACCGTGAAGTTCTAAAAATTTCTTAAGATAGTCCTTTTTAAAGGCGTCTTTGTCTATATTGAACATATTTATTCCTCCTTTATACTAAAGCATAATCTTAATAAAGCAACGATTCATACAATGTTCTATAATCTCCTGCAGCCTTTTCCCAACTATTGTCGGAAGTCATTGCTTGCTTTATAAGCCCATTCCATACTTGCTTATTATGATAGGATTTTATCGCGTATTCTATTGTTGCCAAAAGTTCAGAGCTTATATAGTTATAAAAACTAAACCCGTTTCCTTCACCAGTATATTTATTATAAGGGGTAACAGTATCCTTTAGTCCTCCAGTTTCTCTAACTATAGGTATAGTTCCATATCTAAGTGCTATCAATTGACCAAGTCCACAAGGTTCAAACAATGAAGGCATCAGGAACATATCTGCACCAGCATAGATTCTATGCGCTAGTTCATCACTAAACATTATATTAATAGACACCTTATCTGGATACCTATATTGTAAATTTCTAAAATGATCTTCATAGGATTTATCTCCTGTACCAAGTACAACTAACTGGATATTATGTTGAAGTAATCTATCAGCGATATTTACTACTAAATCCATTCCTTTTTGGTTAGTAAGTCTTGATACAACACCGATAATTGGCACATCTTCGCGCTCTGGTAAGCCCAGTTGTTTTTGTAATCCTAGTTTATTTAACTTTTTATCTTCAATATTATTTAGATTATAGTTTTGAAAAATATAGTTATCATTGCTTGGATCATAGATATCATAATCTATTCCATTTAGTATACCTGATAACACATTATTTCTAGCACGCAAAAGACCATCAAGTTTTTCACCATAGTTCTCACTTTGTATTTCTGACGCATAAGTATAGCTTACTGTTGAAACACGATCAGAATAGTTTATCCCACCTTTCATAAAGCTCACGCCGCCATGAAGTTCTAAACTCCCATTATTGAAAGGTTCCATATCATATCCAAAAAGTTCTTGCAAAACTTCTGGACTATAATTACCTTGAAAAAGCAAATTGTGTATAGAGTATACTGATTTTATATCTGAGTAAAACGGATCTTTGCTATATTCAAGTTTTAGTAACACTGGAACCATTCCAGTCTGCCAATCATTACAATGTATCACATCCGGTCTGAAGTCCAACTCTTTTATGGCTTGAAGTACAGCTCTATCAAAGAAAGCAAATCTCTCTCCATCATCATAATGCCCATACAAACCTTCTCTATTAAAATATTGCTCATTGTCTATAAAATAAAATTTTACACCTTCGTATTCATATTCAAATATTCCACAGTAAGAGTTTCTCCAACCTACTGGAACCATAAACCATTTTATGAAATAAAGCTTATCTTTATATTTATCCTTTATATTTTTATATTTTGGTATTATAACTCTTGCATCAACACCTTGTTTTGCTAAGGATTTAGGTAATGCTCCCATTACATCCCCTAATCCCCCAGTCTTAATAAATGGATCTGCCTCTGATGCAATAAAAAGTACTTTCATTATCTCATCTACCTCCTCAATATTTATGATGACTAATTGTTTTATTCTTTATCTTTAATCTGCTTTTCAGCTATGCTTATAGCTTTGTCAAAATCCAAGCCTTTTAAGACGTTCTGCTCTTTTTCTTCTACATCATCTATTATATTTACAGGCTTTAATATTAATGTTGCCATAGGAGGTACTTTGATAGTTAATTTATACTTTTGGTTATGCCAAGGTGATTTCTCAGAGAATAAATTTTCTCCAATTCTCTGACCTGATCCACCATATTCCTTACTATCTGTATTGAATACTTCTTGATATTCCCCTAAGTAAGGAACTCCTATATTAAAATCATAATAAACTACTGAGGTAAAGTTACATACATATATTAAACTTTTCTTTGGATCATCAGTTTTTCTAGCAAAAACAATAATACTTTGAGTAGAATTATCAGCATCAATCCATTCAAAACCATTTGTGTTGTAGTCATACTGCCACAAAGCTTCGTTTTCTAAATAAAATTTATTTATATCCTTGAAGAACTTTTGTGTATCTCTATGCATCTCAAATTGCTCTATGAGTTTAAACTCTAACCCTTCACGGTTTCTCCATTCTATAAACTGTCCAAATTCACTACCCATAAATAATAACTTTTTACCTGGATGCGCAAGCATATAAGATATAAATAGTCTAAGCCCAGCAAATTTGTTCCAATAATCTCCCCACATTTTATCCACTAATGATTTTTTTCCATGTACAACCTCATCGTGTGATATTGGAAGAATAAAATTTTCCGAGTAATTGTACATCATCGAGAAGGTTATTAGATTGTGGTGATGCTTCCTATATATAGGATCAATCTGAATATACCTTAACATATCATTCATCCAACCCATATTCCACTTAAAGTTAAATCCTAAGCCTCCTATATCAACAGGCTTAGTTACCATAGGCCAAGATGTTGACTCCTCTGCAACAACAAGAATATTGTTTACTTGTTTAAATATGGCTTTATTTAGAGCTTTTAAGAATTCTACAGCCTCTAGGTTTTCTCGTCCGCCATACTTATTAGGTTTCCATTCTCCATGCTTCCTATCATAATCAAGATATATCATATTTGCCACAGCATCTACTCTTAACCCATCTATATGAAAATTCTTTAACCAGTAAAGAGCATTAGAAATCAAAAAGCTTTTAACTTCTGGCCTTCCTAAATCAAAATTAGCTGCACCCCAGCCTTTGTTTTCTTGTTTCGAAACCTCACTATATTCGTAAGTTGGAGTGCCATCAAACATGTACAATCCATGTTCATCCTTACAGAAATGGCCAGGAACCCAATCTAAGATTACACCTATATTTTTTTCATGTAATGAATCAACTAACACCTTAAAGTCATCACTGCTGCCATATCTTCTTGTCACTGAGTAATAACCTGTCACTTGATATCCCCAAGAATCATCTAACGGATGTTCCATTATAGGCATTAGCTCAACATGGGTGTAGCCCATTTCTTCAACATAGGCTGGAAGTGTTTCTGCTAATTCTAAATAACTATAAAAACTTCCATCTTCTTTTCTACTCCATGAACCTAAATGAAGTTCGTATATATTAATTGGACTTTCATAAACATTTGTATTATTTCTTTTTTCTATCCACTTTTCATCTTTCCAGGTATAATCAGAGACCTCTGTAATTAAAGAAGCAGTATTTGGTCTAAGCTCTGATGAAAAAGCATAAGGATCAGATTTTAATACAACCTTCTTTCCATCCTTACTTGTTATAGCATATTTATATACAGCTCCAGCTTTAAGCTCAGGAATAAATCCACTCCATAAGCCAGACTCACTAATTTTTTTCAATTTATTATTATCATTACTTTTCCATTCACTAAAATCTCCAACCACATTTACAACGCTAGCATTTGGCGCCCAAGTAGTAAATCTTGCACCTTTTATTCCATTTTCCTCTACTAGATGGCATCCCATAAATTTATAGCTTTCGTAGTTATTGCCCTCATGAAATAGATAGATATTAAAATCAGAAACGTTACCGCTTCTTTCATTTTTACCAACTGGGAGTTCTTGTTTATATTCCTTAATATTATCAATATTTAATTCTTCAATTTCCAACGATACTGGCTCATCTACTGTTTTTTTTGTTCTTGTTCTAGTCTTCTTAGGTTTAACTTCAGCTTTTTTTTCATCAACATTATCCTTTTTCTTAGCTGTTTTCTTAGTGGTTTTCTTAACTGCCTTTTCACCTTCAACCTTTGCCTCTTGCACTGCCACTTCTAAATCTTCGTCTGCCTTCTTTGTTGTCCTTCTACTTCTTGAAGCTTTAGTTGCTGCTTTATCTTTATCTTTATTATCTTTTTTAACTGTAGCCTTATCTACAGCATCATTTACTTCTTCTGTGTTTGATTTTTTAGTTCTGGTAGTTCTTTTCTTTGTCGTATTCTTCTTTTGGGCTAATTCCTTTGTTTCTGCTGCCCCTTCAGCAACCACTATATCTAAATCATTTTCTAAGTTCTTCATAAATTACGCCCCCATTACCCTAAATTTAAAATTCCATATTTTACATATATTCTACAAAAAAGCTATAACACCTTCACATATTTTGGAAATGGGACTTTATAAAATTAAATTTATAATACACTCAAATGAAACCGTTTATAAATCATAATATGGAAACATTATGAAATTAAAAATGCCATAATATCACATAATTTTGTCATACAACTGCCACAA
This genomic stretch from Clostridium fungisolvens harbors:
- a CDS encoding DUF2871 family protein, encoding MKKLRLFSIGYAVLWLLSGLLNIFILSDFNNGDFVKLTNGHLLILGTGFMALMYAADNVLSISKKRNFNLWLVLYNAFLGVSVLLMLAQKVIENKGFTIEAVNSSIDIAHLGLGVCLLWAVYLVRDVSRQHSLLKTEKIKNK
- the glgB gene encoding 1,4-alpha-glucan branching protein GlgB, which translates into the protein MKNLENDLDIVVAEGAAETKELAQKKNTTKKRTTRTKKSNTEEVNDAVDKATVKKDNKDKDKAATKASRSRRTTKKADEDLEVAVQEAKVEGEKAVKKTTKKTAKKKDNVDEKKAEVKPKKTRTRTKKTVDEPVSLEIEELNIDNIKEYKQELPVGKNERSGNVSDFNIYLFHEGNNYESYKFMGCHLVEENGIKGARFTTWAPNASVVNVVGDFSEWKSNDNNKLKKISESGLWSGFIPELKAGAVYKYAITSKDGKKVVLKSDPYAFSSELRPNTASLITEVSDYTWKDEKWIEKRNNTNVYESPINIYELHLGSWSRKEDGSFYSYLELAETLPAYVEEMGYTHVELMPIMEHPLDDSWGYQVTGYYSVTRRYGSSDDFKVLVDSLHEKNIGVILDWVPGHFCKDEHGLYMFDGTPTYEYSEVSKQENKGWGAANFDLGRPEVKSFLISNALYWLKNFHIDGLRVDAVANMIYLDYDRKHGEWKPNKYGGRENLEAVEFLKALNKAIFKQVNNILVVAEESTSWPMVTKPVDIGGLGFNFKWNMGWMNDMLRYIQIDPIYRKHHHNLITFSMMYNYSENFILPISHDEVVHGKKSLVDKMWGDYWNKFAGLRLFISYMLAHPGKKLLFMGSEFGQFIEWRNREGLEFKLIEQFEMHRDTQKFFKDINKFYLENEALWQYDYNTNGFEWIDADNSTQSIIVFARKTDDPKKSLIYVCNFTSVVYYDFNIGVPYLGEYQEVFNTDSKEYGGSGQRIGENLFSEKSPWHNQKYKLTIKVPPMATLILKPVNIIDDVEEKEQNVLKGLDFDKAISIAEKQIKDKE
- the glgA gene encoding glycogen synthase GlgA; the protein is MKVLFIASEADPFIKTGGLGDVMGALPKSLAKQGVDARVIIPKYKNIKDKYKDKLYFIKWFMVPVGWRNSYCGIFEYEYEGVKFYFIDNEQYFNREGLYGHYDDGERFAFFDRAVLQAIKELDFRPDVIHCNDWQTGMVPVLLKLEYSKDPFYSDIKSVYSIHNLLFQGNYSPEVLQELFGYDMEPFNNGSLELHGGVSFMKGGINYSDRVSTVSYTYASEIQSENYGEKLDGLLRARNNVLSGILNGIDYDIYDPSNDNYIFQNYNLNNIEDKKLNKLGLQKQLGLPEREDVPIIGVVSRLTNQKGMDLVVNIADRLLQHNIQLVVLGTGDKSYEDHFRNLQYRYPDKVSINIMFSDELAHRIYAGADMFLMPSLFEPCGLGQLIALRYGTIPIVRETGGLKDTVTPYNKYTGEGNGFSFYNYISSELLATIEYAIKSYHNKQVWNGLIKQAMTSDNSWEKAAGDYRTLYESLLY
- a CDS encoding glycogen/starch/alpha-glucan phosphorylase codes for the protein MFNIDKDAFKKDYLKKFLELHGKELEKGTQQNKYETLGSLVRDYVAKAWIDTNKRYNQTGEKQVYYFSMEFLLGRLLGDALLNLGIRDVCKEALDELNIDLRELEEFEHDQGLGNGGLGRLAACFLDSMASLNIPGHGCGIRYKYGFFEQKIMNGAQVEAPDYWLKEGNVWEMKKPDKSEIVKFGGEVRVESVNGRLSFTHINYEPVLAIPYDTPVVGYKNDVVNTLRLWSAEPVSNEFDFSSFSRGDFLKAIEYKNSVEAISHVLYPDDTFYEGKILRLKQQYFFVSAGIQSILRYFKDNGHNLINLDEMLAIHINDTHPTLAIPELMRLLMDEEGMSWEDAWRITTNTVSYTNHTILAEALEKWPVDMFKKLLPRIYMIVEEINKRFCQDLWNKYIGQWDKISKMSIIGDGYVRMANLAIVGSHSVNGVAKLHTEILKKQEMKEFYYLYPRKFNNKTNGITHRRWLIKSNPELTSLLKDTIGEGWIKHPTDLENFARFSKDKAVLGKLAEIKSNNKKSLAKIIYDSNGIKIDPNSIFDVQVKRIHAYKRQTLNCLRIMDLYNRLIDNPELDIVPRTFIFAGKAAPGYYLAKKTIELINAVGEKVNNDKRIKDKIKVVYMENYRVSQAEDIIPATDVSEQISTTTKEASGTSNMKFMMNGAITVATLDGANVEIRDEVGDDNIIIFGLTEREVLDYYSKGGYSAWETCNSDSRLRRVTQDIINGYYSPDKDRFKTVFEHLLTYNDEFFVLKDFDSYVRAQDRVDSIYRDIYKWQSMAAVNIAHSGVFSSDRTIQEYATGIWGSGYLYKNL
- a CDS encoding glycoside hydrolase family 13 protein, translating into MNNFYILHDSQNTYYRSPFGAVKLGTEISIVIESQGCQQAFIELIHFDGHRQSILMEMFYKEGQNDICFFKTSFTATTKGVLNYYFVLKREEQTLYYGNNNECLGGVGQIYVENPKYYQITVYQDNLVPQWYKEGIIYQIFVDRFYNGNDTGLVDNPKKNSFIYGNWYDKPMYIKDANGKVLRWDFFGGNLKGIIKKLDYIKSLGVTTIYLNPIFESPSCHKYDTANYKNIDPMFGDDKIFKCLCNTANKYGIRIILDGVFSHTGSDSVYFNKNENYDSLGAYQSKESKYYEWYRFRDYPNDYESWWGFENLPNVDELNPSYMDYIINKDDSVLSKWMNLGASGWRLDVADELPDEFIKAIKHKIKKIKNDAILVGEVWEDASNKVSYGQRREYLYGDELDSVMGYTFRDIIVGFLNRNIDSHMLLKKFMNLYENYPKENFYASMNILGTHDTERIITMFMNNYNDENIAKSMVKLAVAFQMTFPGVPVIYYGDEAGLEGQKDPDNRRTYPWNKEDKDILSWYKRLSGIRSNSLVLKRGGLKFFDTNADVICFERSYKNSKILVVMNRNASSSIKVEFGEVKGHYRDLLRDFKNDVYYSAEGIISVELKPAEVKLLVKVF